One window of the Bacillota bacterium genome contains the following:
- the recJ gene encoding single-stranded-DNA-specific exonuclease RecJ: MLPGCDEGSALSHSLGIHPVTAQILASRGIANPEAARRFLDPHTRYLGDPFDMKGMPVAVKRLEKAFESGEHVAIYGDYDVDGLSATALLVQVFSSLGVGVSWYIPHRLDEGYGVHREAVEAVAGRGASLMVTVDTGIGAAEEVRLARSLGLDVIVTDHHQVVGPLPEACVINPLQEGCAYPFKGLCGAGIAFQLARALATRGLLGAGGDDMVMSLVDLAALGTLADQVPLLEDNRIIACEGIRAMGQSLRVGLQALAKVAGSKGVDEYSVGFGLAPRLNAAGRMGSPEPALDLLLTSDDERAKDLAAQLELLNVERQATESIILEEAGHILSLDPSLLDGVVVLASWGWHRGVLGIVAARLAQVHNRACILVSLEDGIGRGSGRSVPGVDLLDLAGRASETLLRLGGHSQAIGVELREDKVDQFRRVLGQLAPPARPREVLADARVSLGEMTSHLAAEMGALAPFGHGNPRPLLAVGAWAWSVRPVGKDGGHLQMRLTDEEGSVSLDAVAFGMAGARDTLDAPCDFLVRLEEDTWRGRKRPRAIVEDLRAWEGWAHDWLRSGEYHRFFGHRVLVALPDEVPLMAPVPRPPRFPPGGPVPQDASWRVQDIRPIMERLAREAPGRTLVVLAGARQVVWWAHHLAIAHSERAVQACHGLEPVTPPDNYEVLVVSFELYRQWRRACPRTWTNPALVAFPGCLEVETLSEGRWAWEEVGPDVTVVDAKRNTNRAAYVESLAMQGPCFVYTNTPSRSGQVAKALRQVLKPKGLEAMYYHPGLGAKARGRLAAEFSEGHIAVLVGTGAEGLPSKGIEVVFWDMPLGPAEFRFTSALALPDARVHLLYSAEDAARADAMVRAAMPGRALLVSLYTVIRDRGPVAYRWPEDIARMLPGKPARALVYGLEVLIELGLVLKEGTGPWALRAVEPEERRDLCDSVRFREASLILSEFEEWQRRALGDPVHGLSGL, from the coding sequence GTGCTTCCCGGATGTGATGAGGGGAGCGCCCTTTCGCATAGCCTCGGCATTCACCCTGTCACTGCCCAGATCCTGGCCAGCCGCGGTATTGCCAATCCCGAGGCGGCTCGCCGCTTCCTCGATCCCCATACTCGCTACCTGGGGGATCCCTTCGATATGAAGGGGATGCCCGTGGCCGTGAAACGCCTTGAGAAAGCGTTTGAATCAGGAGAGCACGTGGCGATCTACGGGGACTACGATGTTGACGGTCTCTCCGCCACGGCCCTGCTGGTCCAGGTGTTCAGTAGCCTCGGTGTGGGGGTGTCCTGGTACATACCCCACCGCCTGGATGAGGGATACGGCGTCCATCGAGAGGCGGTGGAGGCCGTGGCGGGCCGGGGCGCATCCCTCATGGTGACGGTGGATACGGGGATAGGGGCGGCGGAGGAGGTCCGCCTTGCCCGGTCCCTGGGATTGGATGTGATAGTAACCGACCACCACCAGGTGGTAGGACCGCTGCCGGAGGCGTGCGTGATAAACCCGCTCCAGGAGGGGTGTGCCTACCCCTTCAAGGGGCTTTGCGGGGCGGGGATTGCCTTCCAGCTGGCCAGGGCGCTTGCTACCCGGGGGCTGCTGGGAGCGGGGGGAGATGACATGGTGATGTCCCTTGTGGACCTGGCCGCCCTGGGAACCCTGGCGGACCAGGTTCCATTACTCGAGGACAACCGGATTATAGCGTGCGAGGGCATCAGGGCCATGGGGCAATCCCTCAGGGTAGGTCTCCAAGCCCTGGCTAAAGTGGCGGGCTCGAAGGGAGTGGACGAGTACAGTGTTGGGTTTGGCCTGGCGCCAAGGCTCAACGCTGCAGGTAGGATGGGCAGCCCCGAGCCGGCCCTGGATCTACTGCTCACCTCCGACGATGAGCGGGCGAAGGACCTGGCGGCCCAGCTTGAACTGCTCAATGTGGAGAGGCAGGCCACCGAGAGCATCATACTCGAGGAGGCCGGCCACATCCTGAGCCTTGACCCGTCCCTCCTGGACGGTGTTGTGGTGCTGGCGTCCTGGGGGTGGCACCGAGGGGTGCTCGGCATAGTCGCCGCACGACTGGCCCAGGTCCACAACAGGGCCTGCATACTGGTATCTCTGGAAGACGGCATCGGGCGGGGGTCCGGGCGGAGCGTGCCCGGGGTAGACCTCTTAGACCTGGCGGGGCGCGCCTCGGAAACCCTCTTGAGACTGGGGGGCCACTCCCAGGCCATAGGTGTGGAACTCAGGGAGGACAAAGTGGACCAGTTCAGGAGGGTACTAGGCCAGCTGGCCCCCCCTGCGCGCCCCAGGGAGGTTCTGGCGGATGCCAGGGTCTCCCTGGGGGAGATGACATCCCATCTAGCCGCTGAGATGGGGGCGCTGGCTCCCTTCGGGCACGGAAACCCCAGGCCGCTCCTGGCGGTAGGGGCGTGGGCCTGGTCTGTGAGGCCCGTGGGCAAGGACGGGGGCCACCTGCAGATGAGGCTTACGGACGAGGAAGGCTCGGTCAGCCTGGATGCCGTAGCCTTCGGAATGGCCGGGGCCCGGGATACCCTTGATGCCCCCTGTGACTTCCTAGTGAGGCTGGAGGAGGACACCTGGCGCGGCCGGAAGCGCCCCAGGGCCATAGTTGAAGACCTGCGGGCCTGGGAGGGCTGGGCCCATGACTGGCTCAGATCCGGGGAGTATCACCGGTTTTTCGGCCACCGGGTGCTGGTTGCTTTGCCTGATGAGGTGCCGTTGATGGCCCCTGTGCCAAGGCCACCCCGGTTTCCCCCTGGTGGTCCAGTGCCTCAGGATGCCTCATGGCGGGTCCAGGACATAAGGCCGATTATGGAAAGGCTGGCTCGGGAGGCTCCGGGCCGCACGCTGGTAGTATTGGCAGGTGCGCGGCAGGTGGTATGGTGGGCCCATCACCTCGCTATAGCTCACAGCGAACGTGCGGTGCAGGCCTGCCACGGCCTTGAGCCGGTGACGCCTCCAGATAACTACGAAGTGCTCGTGGTATCATTCGAGCTCTACCGCCAGTGGCGGCGCGCCTGCCCTAGGACATGGACGAACCCTGCCCTGGTGGCGTTCCCCGGCTGTCTTGAGGTGGAAACCTTGTCCGAAGGCAGGTGGGCGTGGGAAGAGGTGGGTCCCGACGTTACTGTTGTGGATGCCAAGCGTAACACAAACCGGGCAGCCTATGTGGAGAGCCTAGCCATGCAGGGACCGTGCTTCGTCTACACGAACACTCCCTCCAGATCCGGCCAGGTGGCAAAGGCGTTGCGCCAGGTACTGAAGCCCAAAGGGCTGGAGGCGATGTACTATCACCCTGGCCTGGGGGCGAAGGCCAGAGGCAGGCTGGCGGCGGAGTTCTCGGAAGGACACATCGCTGTCCTGGTGGGCACAGGAGCCGAGGGACTGCCCTCGAAGGGGATAGAGGTTGTCTTCTGGGACATGCCCCTGGGGCCGGCGGAGTTTCGTTTCACGTCCGCCCTCGCGCTCCCAGATGCCCGGGTGCACCTGCTATACAGCGCTGAGGATGCCGCCAGGGCGGATGCCATGGTACGCGCCGCGATGCCTGGCCGGGCGCTCCTGGTGAGCCTGTACACTGTCATAAGGGACCGTGGACCGGTTGCCTACCGGTGGCCAGAGGACATCGCAAGGATGCTCCCGGGCAAGCCTGCGAGGGCCCTGGTTTATGGCCTCGAGGTACTGATTGAACTTGGCCTGGTGCTGAAGGAGGGCACGGGCCCGTGGGCCCTAAGGGCCGTTGAGCCTGAAGAGAGGCGGGATCTGTGCGACAGCGTCAGGTTCAGGGAGGCATCCCTCATCCTCTCCGAATTCGAGGAGTGGCAGAGGCGGGCGCTGGGGGACCCGGTTCACGGACTGTCTGGCCTGTAG
- a CDS encoding LapA family protein, which translates to MYRLILVLLFALIVAMFAIQNALVVDVNFLFWTLHGISLALVILGATAAGATIVGILYVFRQVQFMRTRKDLLSQVKKMEGDLKEKCLEENRLREQVDVLRKALEAQAAGGPEPVQQA; encoded by the coding sequence ATGTACAGGCTGATCCTGGTGCTGCTCTTTGCCTTGATTGTAGCGATGTTCGCCATACAGAACGCCCTGGTGGTGGATGTGAACTTTCTGTTCTGGACCCTTCACGGGATCTCGCTTGCCCTGGTGATACTGGGCGCCACCGCGGCCGGAGCCACTATCGTGGGGATCCTCTACGTCTTCAGGCAGGTCCAGTTCATGAGGACCCGCAAAGACCTTCTTTCCCAGGTGAAGAAGATGGAGGGTGACCTGAAGGAGAAGTGCCTGGAGGAGAACAGGCTGAGGGAGCAGGTGGACGTCCTGCGAAAGGCCTTGGAGGCTCAGGCGGCTGGCGGTCCTGAGCCCGTTCAACAGGCCTGA